From the Conger conger chromosome 14, fConCon1.1, whole genome shotgun sequence genome, one window contains:
- the amigo3 gene encoding amphoterin-induced protein 3: MRGAQGVAGSLVVSSLLLQLAGAGGCPSGCLCTADILSCGAQGLEQLPAQMPAYVATLDFNHNRLARLEEGGFAGLPRLETLRVAHNRLSRIAPRAFHNVSRLRHLDLSSNELHVVEQHYFLELLGLEELLLFDNRITRVESKALTGLSNLRKAYFSHNRLTDFPFFSIQEHSHPSLRTLDLSSNRLPRLPLEDIAALPANVQSGLFLHNNTLICECAMYGLFRRWDQRAYASVLDYREEHTCLVYGERRASVRFFQPARLFENCPAQSFLAERAVSVQAQEGDSVLLDCPTSLRKRRGSQRHLSYLWVSPEQEYVVPPGNNGSLRMFANGSLQVVSARRQDSGVYLCMALDRRPPPANESHEVNVTVAARRGAEDEAFNTGFTTLLGCVVSLVLVLMYLYLTPCQCWCRRQPPAPPAGAAPGTAPAAHEGSGQSSILTPTPPATTEGPGRKASGNSKHVVFLEPIKEVQNGRLRSTLAVPTEHAKPQPLRGDTDSVASVFSDVPIVP, from the coding sequence ATGCGCGGGGCTCAGGGCGTGGCCGGCTCCCTGGTGGTCAGCTCCCTCCTGCTGCAGCTGGCGGGCGCCGGGGGCTGTCCGTCCGGCTGCCTGTGCACGGCGGACATCCTGAGCTGCGGGGCCCAGGGCCTGGAGCAGCTGCCCGCCCAGATGCCCGCCTACGTGGCCACGCTGGACTTCAACCACAACCGGCTGGCGCGGCTGGAGGAGGGCGGGTTCGCCGGGCTGCCCCGCCTCGAAACGCTGCGCGTGGCCCACAACCGGCTGAGCCGCATCGCCCCCCGCGCCTTCCACAACGTCAGCCGCCTGCGGCACCTGGACCTGTCCTCCAACGAGCTGCACGTGGTGGAGCAGCACTACTTCCTGGAGctgctgggcctggaggagctgCTGCTCTTCGACAACCGCATCACGCGCGTGGAGAGCAAGGCGCTGACCGGCCTCAGCAACCTGCGCAAGGCCTACTTCAGCCACAACCGCCTGACGGACTTCCCCTTCTTCTCCATCCAGGAGCACAGCCACCCGTCCCTGCGCACGCTCGACCTGTCCTCCAACCGCCTTCCCAGGCTGCCCCTGGAGGACATCGCGGCGCTGCCCGCCAACGTGCAGAGCGGCCTCTTCCTGCACAACAACACGCTGATCTGCGAGTGCGCCATGTACGGCCTGTTCCGCCGCTGGGACCAGCGGGCCTACGCCTCCGTGCTGGACTACCGCGAGGAGCACACCTGCCTGGTGTACGGGGAGCGGCGGGCGTCCGTGCGCTTCTTCCAGCCCGCCCGGCTGTTCGAGAACTGCCCCGCGCAGAGCTTCCTGGCGGAGCGGGCGGTCAGCGTGCAGGCGCAGGAGGGCGACTCGGTGCTGCTGGACTGCCCCACGTCGCTGCGGAAGAGGCGGGGGTCGCAGCGGCACCTGTCCTACCTGTGGGTGTCGCCGGAGCAGGAGTACGTGGTGCCGCCGGGCAACAACGGCTCGCTGCGCATGTTCGCCAACGGCAGCCTGCAGGTGGTGTCGGCGCGGCGGCAGGACTCGGGCGTGTACCTGTGCATGGCGCTGGACCGGCGGCCGCCGCCCGCCAACGAGTCGCACGAGGTCAACGTGACGGTGGCGGCCAGGCGCGGCGCGGAGGACGAGGCCTTCAACACGGGCTTCACCACGCTGCTGGGCTGCGTGGTCAGCCTGGTGCTGGTGCTCATGTACCTGTACCTCACGCCCTGCCAGTGCTGGTGCCGCCGTCAgccgcccgccccgcccgccgggGCCGCGCCGGGCACCGCGCCCGCCGCCCACGAGGGCAGCGGCCAGTCCTCCATCCTCACGCCCACCCCGCCCGCCACCACGGAGGGGCCCGGCCGCAAGGCCAGCGGGAACAGCAAGCACGTGGTCTTCCTGGAGCCCATCAAGGAGGTGCAGAACGGCCGGCTGAGGAGCACGCTGGCCGTCCCCACCGAGCACGCCAAGCCGCAGCCGCTGCGCGGGGACACCGACTCCGTCGCCTCCGTCTTCTCCGACGTGCCCATCGTGCCGTAG